A genomic segment from Arcobacter acticola encodes:
- the ureB gene encoding urease subunit beta, producing the protein MFLTNRESEKLMLYTAAQLANERKDRGLKLNFPEATAIISSYIIEGARDGKSVAQLMVDATKILKEDHVMDGIASMMHMVQVEATFDDGTKLVTVHNPIPYKNSTELPGAYIIDDGDIELNAGKEILTIEVENKGDRPVQVGSHYHFFEVNSALSFDRVSAYGKRLDVAAGTSVRFEPGSKKSINLIDFSGRRYVSGFNGLVEGFLDDENIKAKAMENLNKFLGV; encoded by the coding sequence ATGTTTTTAACAAATCGTGAGTCAGAAAAACTAATGCTTTACACAGCAGCACAGCTTGCAAATGAAAGAAAAGATAGGGGTTTAAAACTAAATTTTCCAGAAGCAACAGCAATTATCAGTTCTTATATAATAGAAGGTGCAAGGGATGGTAAAAGTGTTGCGCAACTAATGGTTGATGCTACAAAGATTTTAAAAGAAGATCATGTGATGGATGGAATTGCTTCTATGATGCATATGGTTCAAGTAGAAGCTACCTTTGATGATGGAACAAAGCTTGTAACTGTTCATAATCCAATACCTTATAAAAATAGTACTGAGTTGCCAGGAGCTTATATAATAGACGATGGTGATATAGAATTAAATGCTGGTAAAGAGATTTTAACTATTGAAGTTGAAAACAAAGGTGATAGACCTGTTCAAGTAGGTTCACACTATCATTTCTTTGAAGTAAATAGTGCTTTATCTTTTGATAGAGTAAGTGCTTATGGAAAAAGATTAGATGTAGCTGCTGGAACTTCTGTACGATTTGAACCTGGTTCTAAAAAAAGTATAAATCTTATAGACTTTAGTGGAAGAAGATATGTAAGTGGATTTAATGGTTTAGTTGAAGGCTTTTTAGATGATGAGAATATAAAAGCTAAAGCAATGGAAAATCTAAATAAGTTTTTAGGAGTATAA
- the ureC gene encoding urease subunit alpha: MKISKEKYASMFGPTVGDRFRLADTSLIAEIEKDYTTYGEESKFGGGKTIRDGMSQSPTAVDVADLIITNAIIIDYTGIYKADIGIKDGIIIAIGKSGNPNLCDGITHGLEIGANTEILSAEGKVITAGGIDTHIHFISPGQINEALSSGVTTMIGGGTGPNTGTNATTCTPGEWNISKMIQSVDDLPLNFGFMGKGNSSSKEALETQIKAGAMGLKLHEDWGSTPNAIDTCLSVADEFDVQVAIHTDTLNESGYVETTVGAFKNRTIHTFHSEGAGGGHAPDIMSVAGLSNVLPSSTNPTLPYTKNTIEEHLDMLMVCHHLSPKIPEDVSFAESRIRGATIAAEDVLHDIGAISITSSDSQAMGRVGEVLIRTWQVADSMKKQRGALSGDSQRNDNNRIKRYIAKYTINPAIASGIDEHVGSVEVGKMADLVLWNRAFFGVKPEIIVKGGFIALALMGDSNASIPTPEPSMYRPMFGSLGRASAKTSAIFTSNFASKDLKEKLEINKKVLAVKNTRNIGKKDMKLNDFIGEIKVDPETYEVTVNGEVITSDYVTTVPMAKKYFMF, encoded by the coding sequence ATGAAAATATCAAAAGAAAAATATGCTTCAATGTTTGGTCCAACTGTTGGTGATAGATTTAGACTTGCAGATACTTCACTAATAGCTGAAATTGAAAAAGATTATACTACTTATGGTGAAGAAAGTAAGTTTGGTGGTGGAAAAACTATACGTGATGGTATGTCTCAAAGTCCAACTGCTGTTGATGTTGCTGATTTGATTATTACAAATGCAATTATTATAGATTATACAGGTATTTATAAAGCTGATATTGGAATCAAAGATGGAATTATCATAGCTATTGGAAAATCAGGTAATCCAAATCTATGTGATGGAATAACACATGGTTTAGAAATAGGGGCAAATACTGAAATACTATCTGCTGAAGGAAAAGTTATAACAGCAGGTGGAATAGACACTCATATACACTTTATAAGTCCTGGTCAAATAAATGAAGCTCTTTCAAGTGGAGTTACTACAATGATAGGTGGAGGAACAGGTCCAAACACTGGAACAAATGCAACAACTTGTACTCCAGGTGAATGGAATATCTCAAAAATGATTCAAAGTGTGGATGATTTACCACTTAATTTTGGATTTATGGGAAAAGGAAATAGTTCAAGTAAAGAAGCTTTGGAAACTCAAATAAAAGCAGGAGCAATGGGGCTTAAACTTCATGAAGATTGGGGAAGTACTCCAAATGCAATTGATACATGTTTAAGTGTTGCAGATGAGTTTGATGTACAAGTTGCTATTCATACAGATACTTTAAATGAATCAGGTTATGTGGAAACAACTGTTGGAGCATTTAAAAATAGAACTATTCATACTTTTCATAGTGAAGGAGCAGGTGGTGGTCATGCTCCTGATATTATGAGTGTAGCAGGTTTATCAAATGTACTTCCATCAAGTACAAATCCAACCTTACCTTATACAAAAAATACAATAGAAGAGCATCTTGATATGCTTATGGTATGTCATCACTTAAGTCCAAAAATTCCAGAAGATGTAAGTTTTGCTGAATCAAGAATCCGAGGCGCTACAATAGCTGCTGAAGATGTTTTACATGATATTGGAGCAATAAGTATTACAAGTTCTGATTCACAAGCTATGGGACGTGTGGGCGAGGTACTTATTAGAACATGGCAAGTTGCTGATTCAATGAAAAAACAAAGAGGCGCTTTAAGTGGTGATAGCCAAAGAAATGATAATAATAGAATAAAAAGATATATAGCAAAATATACTATAAATCCAGCAATAGCTTCAGGAATTGATGAGCATGTAGGAAGTGTAGAGGTTGGGAAAATGGCTGACTTAGTTTTATGGAATAGAGCTTTTTTTGGTGTAAAACCAGAAATCATAGTAAAAGGTGGATTTATAGCACTTGCTCTAATGGGCGATTCAAATGCATCAATTCCAACACCAGAACCAAGTATGTATCGACCTATGTTTGGAAGCCTAGGACGTGCTAGTGCTAAAACAAGTGCTATTTTTACTTCAAACTTTGCAAGTAAAGATTTAAAAGAAAAATTAGAAATAAATAAAAAAGTATTAGCCGTAAAAAATACTAGAAATATAGGTAAAAAAGATATGAAATTAAATGATTTCATAGGAGAAATAAAAGTAGATCCAGAAACTTATGAGGTAACTGTAAATGGAGAAGTAATAACTTCTGACTATGTAACAACAGTGCCTATGGCTAAAAAATATTTTATGTTTTAA
- a CDS encoding urease accessory protein UreE, which translates to MTFSTIKKVIEIRKNIDFYSDEVELSWFDMQKPNLTAVSKEGVNFVVKAKFTHLHENDFLFCEDGHVIKVSRSKDEVFILSFTDALSFAKVAYEIGNRHQPVMIEEFKITVLDDISLADIIKDCYANEAIKVEKTKAYFKANGKAHHSH; encoded by the coding sequence TTGACATTTAGTACAATAAAAAAAGTAATAGAAATAAGAAAGAATATAGATTTTTATAGTGATGAGGTAGAGTTATCTTGGTTTGATATGCAAAAGCCAAATTTAACAGCTGTTTCAAAAGAGGGTGTAAATTTTGTAGTGAAAGCTAAGTTTACTCATCTTCATGAAAATGATTTTTTATTTTGTGAAGATGGACATGTTATTAAAGTAAGTAGAAGTAAAGATGAGGTTTTCATCTTAAGTTTTACTGATGCTCTAAGTTTTGCAAAAGTTGCTTATGAGATAGGGAATAGACATCAACCTGTAATGATAGAAGAGTTTAAAATAACAGTTTTAGATGATATTTCACTAGCTGATATTATTAAAGATTGTTATGCAAATGAAGCTATAAAAGTTGAAAAAACAAAAGCTTATTTCAAAGCAAATGGCAAAGCACATCACTCTCACTAA
- a CDS encoding urease accessory UreF family protein yields the protein MAKHITLTNMTNKSNLKSLSRFLQILDGTFPSGMFVHSFGLEPHIINQNVYNINTLKVYLQNIIIDQYQNIEFTYIKKIYEALENDKITLLKQMDNEYSSYQIYEYAKASSDIGFNYYTQLKNHISKSIVQKYFAYVENKTCIGNEIFILATYAYDLDISMEDFIVMWTKKNLINIAATSLKISRIKPSEIQQMLFEFDEILSELDFRNIKNKITNFNPLFEENIFQHSVLEPKMFAT from the coding sequence ATGGCAAAGCACATCACTCTCACTAATATGACAAATAAATCAAATCTAAAAAGCTTAAGTAGATTTCTTCAAATACTCGATGGAACTTTTCCATCAGGTATGTTTGTACACTCATTTGGCTTAGAACCACACATAATTAACCAAAATGTATATAATATAAATACATTAAAAGTATACTTGCAAAATATTATCATAGATCAGTATCAAAATATAGAGTTTACTTATATCAAAAAAATTTATGAAGCATTAGAAAATGACAAAATCACGCTATTAAAGCAGATGGATAATGAATATAGTAGTTATCAAATATACGAATATGCAAAAGCATCAAGTGATATTGGGTTTAATTATTATACACAGTTAAAAAATCATATTTCAAAATCAATAGTTCAGAAATATTTTGCATATGTTGAAAATAAAACTTGTATTGGAAATGAAATCTTTATTTTGGCTACTTATGCCTATGATTTAGATATTAGTATGGAAGATTTTATAGTTATGTGGACGAAAAAAAATCTAATAAATATAGCAGCAACATCATTGAAAATTTCAAGAATAAAACCATCTGAAATACAACAAATGCTTTTTGAATTTGATGAGATTTTATCTGAGTTAGATTTTAGAAATATCAAAAATAAAATCACAAATTTTAATCCACTTTTTGAAGAAAATATATTTCAACATAGTGTATTAGAACCAAAAATGTTTGCAACATAA
- the ureG gene encoding urease accessory protein UreG encodes MALKIGIAGPVGSGKTSLIESLTNLLKDKYSLAIVTNDIYTTEDANYLKEHLDLDSNRITGVETGGCPHTAIRDDISMNQKAVVELEQKFNPDIIFVESGGDNLSATFSYELIDYYMYIIDVAQGADIPRKKGAGLLFSDLLVVNKTDLAPYVDVDLDLMKSDVSNNRKNKPSVFISKKDKESLKQVVAWIEALI; translated from the coding sequence ATGGCATTAAAAATAGGAATTGCAGGACCAGTTGGAAGTGGAAAAACTTCATTGATTGAAAGTCTTACAAATTTACTAAAAGATAAATATTCATTAGCTATTGTTACAAATGATATTTACACAACAGAAGATGCAAACTATTTAAAAGAGCATCTTGATTTAGATAGTAATAGAATCACAGGAGTAGAGACAGGAGGCTGTCCTCACACTGCAATAAGAGATGATATCTCTATGAACCAAAAAGCCGTTGTAGAGCTTGAACAGAAGTTTAATCCTGATATTATATTTGTTGAAAGTGGTGGAGATAATCTTAGTGCTACTTTTTCTTATGAGTTGATTGATTATTACATGTATATTATTGATGTTGCACAAGGTGCTGATATCCCAAGAAAAAAAGGTGCAGGACTTTTATTCTCTGATTTGTTAGTTGTAAATAAAACAGATTTAGCTCCTTATGTTGATGTGGATTTAGATTTAATGAAAAGTGATGTATCAAACAATAGAAAAAATAAACCCTCTGTATTTATCTCAAAAAAAGATAAAGAGAGTTTAAAGCAAGTAGTAGCTTGGATAGAAGCTTTGATATAA
- a CDS encoding leucine-rich repeat domain-containing protein yields the protein MLIQNENIEILDLNFKNLSEIPSEVFSLKNLKKLLLYGNKLEVLPKEINKLKNLECLDLRDNLLCSLPQELGELSNLKSLYLSNNKIQSLPLSMKKLENLNKIVFINNDLKVIPKILFEINSLKRLILRNNKIEDLSEDIQFLVNLRNLDLKNNCLKDLPKELSVLKNLRSLSLKGNYIFKLPFEMKNLRKIDF from the coding sequence ATGTTAATACAAAATGAAAATATTGAAATACTAGATTTAAACTTCAAAAATTTAAGTGAAATTCCAAGTGAAGTATTCTCTTTAAAAAATCTAAAGAAATTACTTCTATATGGAAATAAACTTGAAGTCTTACCAAAAGAAATCAATAAGTTAAAAAATTTAGAGTGTTTAGATTTAAGAGATAATCTTTTATGCTCTTTGCCCCAAGAATTAGGTGAATTATCAAATCTAAAAAGCTTATATCTATCAAATAATAAAATACAAAGTTTACCTTTAAGTATGAAAAAACTAGAAAATTTAAATAAAATAGTGTTTATAAACAATGATTTAAAAGTCATTCCAAAAATTTTATTTGAGATAAATAGTTTAAAAAGATTGATTTTACGAAACAATAAAATAGAAGATTTAAGTGAAGATATACAATTCTTAGTAAATCTTAGAAATCTTGATTTAAAGAATAATTGTTTAAAAGACTTACCAAAAGAGTTAAGTGTTTTAAAAAATTTGCGAAGTTTATCCCTAAAAGGTAATTATATTTTTAAATTACCTTTTGAGATGAAAAATTTAAGGAAAATCGATTTCTAG
- a CDS encoding class I SAM-dependent methyltransferase — protein MENFNFVEYVKMVKTYQKNDDPTGWFENIYKSANGDYTKVFWADLEPSPYLVSWLEKNHINKENKKACVIGCGVGDDAEALSKFGFEVTAFDISVTAIELCKNRYKDTKVNYVVADLFDYPKEWFEKFNVVYECNTIQVLPGDYRIKARIAMSSLICKDGYILVSCRSRNEGEKENSIPLPLTKCEMDEFVNSDKLKEISFLAYDDEQIPSVPHFFGIYQRI, from the coding sequence ATGGAAAACTTCAATTTCGTTGAATATGTAAAAATGGTAAAAACTTATCAAAAAAATGATGATCCAACAGGTTGGTTTGAAAATATTTATAAAAGTGCAAATGGCGATTATACAAAGGTATTTTGGGCTGATTTAGAACCAAGTCCTTATTTAGTATCTTGGTTGGAAAAAAATCATATAAATAAAGAGAATAAAAAAGCTTGTGTTATAGGTTGTGGGGTTGGAGATGATGCAGAAGCTTTAAGCAAATTTGGCTTTGAAGTTACTGCTTTTGATATATCTGTTACAGCTATTGAATTATGTAAAAATAGATATAAAGATACCAAAGTAAACTATGTTGTAGCTGATTTATTTGATTATCCAAAAGAATGGTTTGAAAAGTTTAATGTGGTTTATGAGTGTAATACAATTCAAGTTTTACCAGGAGATTACAGAATAAAAGCTCGTATTGCTATGAGTTCATTAATTTGCAAAGATGGATATATCTTAGTTTCTTGTAGAAGTAGAAATGAAGGTGAAAAAGAAAACAGTATTCCACTTCCTTTAACAAAGTGTGAAATGGATGAATTTGTAAACTCTGATAAGCTAAAAGAGATTAGTTTTTTAGCTTATGATGATGAACAAATTCCTAGTGTTCCTCATTTTTTTGGAATTTATCAAAGAATCTAG
- the dcm gene encoding DNA (cytosine-5-)-methyltransferase gives MQNAQINIVELVKNTRKLFSYSGSKEQFINHFKEEFEKNSSEKIEVETYIEGFTGSLASLIIILQYVSPKKVVLNDLNKRLINLYKWIQKDPEKVWGNYEKLENKYQSLVGDFQKTRVYPKDKRKDIENCEKFYKHIRKHMNKDNFNDVNAACVLFVLNHQFNGLYNENKKGEFNVSFNWSTLDVNTQKIKENIFKLSELFNSQIEFVFETLDIDSLISKYNDHDTFIYLDPPYINTDIQYNKKRFKQENCFTKTSTHIKMLNSCEKYKYVMYSNNDHQDFQDYFKSYTNFSRKHSISNSKSSKSKLEILSLRVNTPVNNVDYVHENEDYSISIGTSFSGMDCPTYSLRKLGVNHTNEFVIDFDKWCRQTLIKNSNPKQVFGDITKVNTNELNSCDLYVWGSNCQDFSLSNNNRQGLNGEKSKLFFEGFRILKDLQPKYSIWENVGGVTSSNGGKDFECILEKFESLGNYDIQYKKINPVELGGNTTRVRMFVVLIRKDIGIKFNFPKKTITTKSIKDCLIEDNYKYLDKSEYIPWDRPIEKQRGYLKKDFKYLGTKRESDQRVFNINYSCPTILTSGLVLINDGIGVRYLSPLELKKIQGFEEDMDMSHLSNSQIKKQLGNTMEVETMKKLLGEIVRIDKLHIFKQKNQKVKETLVS, from the coding sequence ATGCAAAATGCACAAATTAACATCGTAGAATTAGTAAAAAACACAAGAAAGTTATTCTCTTATTCAGGTTCAAAAGAACAATTTATCAATCACTTCAAAGAAGAGTTTGAAAAAAATAGTAGTGAGAAAATTGAAGTTGAAACATATATTGAAGGATTCACAGGTTCATTAGCGTCATTGATAATCATCTTACAATATGTAAGTCCTAAAAAAGTTGTTTTAAATGACCTAAATAAAAGACTAATCAATTTATATAAATGGATTCAAAAAGATCCTGAAAAAGTTTGGGGTAATTATGAGAAATTAGAAAATAAATATCAATCATTAGTTGGTGATTTTCAAAAAACAAGAGTTTATCCAAAAGATAAAAGAAAAGATATTGAAAATTGTGAGAAGTTCTATAAACATATCAGAAAACATATGAATAAAGATAATTTCAATGATGTTAATGCCGCTTGTGTTTTATTTGTATTAAATCACCAATTTAATGGTTTATACAATGAAAATAAAAAAGGTGAGTTCAATGTTTCATTTAATTGGTCTACATTAGATGTAAATACTCAAAAAATCAAAGAGAATATCTTTAAATTAAGTGAATTATTCAACTCACAAATTGAGTTTGTATTTGAAACATTAGATATTGATAGTTTAATCTCAAAATACAATGACCACGATACATTTATTTATTTAGACCCACCATATATCAACACAGATATTCAATACAACAAAAAAAGATTTAAACAAGAGAACTGTTTTACAAAAACTTCAACACATATAAAAATGTTAAATTCTTGTGAAAAATACAAATATGTTATGTATTCAAACAATGACCATCAAGATTTCCAAGATTACTTTAAATCTTACACTAACTTTTCAAGAAAACATTCAATTTCAAATTCAAAATCTTCTAAATCAAAATTAGAGATTTTATCATTAAGAGTAAATACTCCTGTTAATAATGTTGATTATGTTCATGAAAATGAAGATTACTCAATTTCTATTGGAACAAGTTTTTCAGGAATGGATTGTCCTACTTACTCTTTAAGAAAATTAGGTGTTAATCATACAAATGAGTTTGTTATTGACTTTGATAAATGGTGTAGACAAACTTTAATTAAAAACTCTAATCCAAAACAAGTCTTTGGTGATATTACAAAAGTAAATACAAATGAATTAAATTCTTGTGATTTATATGTTTGGGGAAGTAATTGTCAAGATTTTAGTCTTTCAAACAACAATAGACAAGGTTTAAATGGTGAAAAATCAAAACTATTCTTTGAAGGATTTAGAATATTAAAAGACCTACAACCAAAATACTCAATTTGGGAAAATGTTGGTGGAGTTACAAGTTCTAATGGTGGTAAAGACTTTGAATGTATTTTAGAAAAATTTGAAAGTCTTGGAAACTATGATATTCAATATAAAAAAATTAATCCTGTTGAACTTGGTGGAAATACTACAAGAGTTAGAATGTTTGTTGTTTTAATTAGAAAAGATATTGGAATTAAATTTAATTTCCCTAAAAAAACAATTACTACAAAATCAATCAAAGATTGTTTAATTGAAGATAACTACAAATACCTTGATAAAAGTGAATATATCCCTTGGGATAGACCAATTGAAAAACAAAGAGGTTACTTAAAAAAAGACTTCAAATATTTAGGAACAAAAAGAGAATCAGACCAAAGAGTATTTAATATCAACTATTCTTGTCCTACTATATTAACAAGTGGATTAGTTTTAATAAATGACGGTATTGGAGTTAGATATCTATCACCACTAGAACTTAAAAAAATACAAGGGTTTGAAGAAGATATGGATATGTCTCACTTATCAAATTCTCAAATTAAAAAACAACTTGGAAATACAATGGAAGTTGAAACTATGAAAAAACTTCTTGGTGAAATAGTAAGAATTGACAAACTTCACATATTTAAACAAAAAAATCAAAAAGTTAAAGAAACATTAGTTTCTTGA
- a CDS encoding ArdC family protein, whose product MENTNNTPQTNTNANNQIKRTTVKEKYNQVVENFISKLEKNDTEPWTKSWVMNVSLPRNFESGNSYSGMNILTLLDRGFTDSRFLTMNQVNNLGGKVIKGEKSTPIFFMKPMEKEVEDETTGEKRIEKYFIMQSYNVFNITQTQGIKYEPEIKNNIPNSNIQHFIDSFNINTYRGEPAYSPNDDCIFMPHYQDFESENEFYSTYMHELTHYTGHSTRLDRFEKHTVFGDERYAFEELIAELGSAFLSLEHGIKPNSKKQASYLNSWITALKERPNILYSAASHATKSTNYLMNNYHLKQQIKNQHNNNLQNPQTMQNNQVVNNTIQNKPKKNFSPKVG is encoded by the coding sequence ATGGAAAATACTAATAATACTCCACAAACTAATACAAATGCTAATAATCAAATAAAAAGAACAACTGTCAAAGAAAAATACAATCAAGTAGTTGAAAACTTTATTTCAAAGTTAGAAAAAAATGACACTGAACCTTGGACAAAATCTTGGGTTATGAATGTAAGTCTTCCTAGGAACTTTGAGAGTGGAAATTCTTATTCAGGAATGAATATACTAACACTACTTGATAGAGGTTTTACTGACAGTAGATTTTTAACTATGAATCAAGTAAATAATTTAGGTGGTAAAGTTATCAAAGGTGAAAAATCAACTCCAATCTTTTTTATGAAACCTATGGAAAAAGAAGTTGAAGATGAAACAACAGGTGAAAAGAGAATTGAGAAATATTTTATAATGCAATCATACAATGTATTTAATATTACTCAAACTCAAGGTATTAAATATGAACCAGAGATAAAAAACAATATTCCAAATTCAAATATTCAACATTTTATAGATAGTTTTAATATAAATACTTACAGAGGAGAACCTGCATACTCTCCAAATGATGATTGTATCTTTATGCCACACTATCAGGACTTTGAATCTGAAAATGAATTTTACTCTACTTATATGCATGAATTAACCCATTATACTGGACATTCTACTAGATTAGATAGATTTGAAAAACATACTGTATTTGGTGATGAAAGATACGCATTTGAAGAATTAATTGCAGAACTTGGAAGTGCATTTTTAAGTTTAGAACATGGCATTAAACCTAATTCAAAAAAACAAGCTAGTTATTTAAACTCTTGGATAACAGCATTAAAAGAAAGACCAAATATTCTGTATTCTGCAGCATCACATGCAACTAAATCAACTAATTACCTAATGAATAATTATCATTTAAAGCAACAAATAAAAAATCAGCATAATAACAATCTTCAAAATCCTCAAACTATGCAAAATAATCAAGTGGTAAATAATACAATTCAAAATAAACCAAAGAAAAATTTCTCCCCAAAAGTTGGGTAG
- a CDS encoding rolling circle replication-associated protein: MNTRFLTNTTKKHQNFIDKIKSNNKKVIAQYLALYTENAHLKKCLITLTPYDGKLSTVLKIRREFFKLLNRYKRNKNNGDLGIKYFSNIEFTKTSQPHLHIQLFYSNLNPIKKAYEAVLCKNYKNDQSNSLSLAKDNSKNFNYVIKDYINFDLQLEQFKHHFRNVNFTTSSQKSISNSIVKYIYKNYKFKTKNRYKEILSAIHNKTIIISKDRKDSVYIKSHIQRNTTNSKSIKLITKEKVGVNYVYLFEEVDVRVKVKSKYKNSNKSKKKLDCRFGYRIKIKRVKRTKKSKVWAFKIKGLNRS, encoded by the coding sequence ATGAATACAAGATTTTTAACTAATACAACTAAAAAACATCAAAACTTTATTGATAAGATAAAATCAAACAATAAAAAAGTAATAGCTCAATATTTAGCTTTATATACAGAGAATGCACATTTAAAGAAGTGTTTAATTACATTAACTCCATATGATGGAAAATTATCAACAGTATTAAAAATTAGAAGAGAGTTTTTTAAACTATTAAATAGATACAAAAGAAATAAAAACAATGGTGATTTAGGTATTAAATATTTTTCAAATATTGAATTTACAAAAACATCTCAACCACATTTGCATATTCAACTTTTTTATTCAAATTTAAATCCAATAAAAAAAGCCTATGAAGCAGTTTTATGTAAGAACTACAAAAATGACCAATCTAATTCATTATCACTTGCAAAAGACAATAGTAAAAACTTCAATTATGTAATTAAAGACTATATTAACTTTGATTTACAATTAGAACAATTCAAGCATCATTTTAGGAATGTTAATTTTACAACATCATCTCAAAAGAGTATTAGTAATTCAATAGTTAAATATATTTATAAAAACTATAAGTTTAAAACTAAAAACAGATACAAAGAAATATTATCTGCCATTCATAATAAAACTATAATAATTTCAAAAGATAGAAAAGATTCTGTTTATATTAAATCTCATATTCAAAGAAATACTACTAATTCAAAATCTATTAAACTTATTACAAAGGAGAAGGTTGGAGTTAATTATGTTTATTTATTTGAGGAGGTTGATGTTAGGGTTAAGGTTAAATCTAAATATAAAAATAGCAATAAATCTAAAAAGAAATTAGATTGTAGGTTTGGATACAGGATTAAGATAAAAAGGGTTAAGAGAACTAAAAAGAGCAAAGTGTGGGCATTTAAGATTAAAGGATTAAATAGGAGTTGA